The genomic DNA CAAGAAGGGATGATTTCGCTCATTCATCGGCTGTTGCGTGCTCTTTCCCACCTCGGACTCCCAGAGCACTTCGCACTCACACGCTTCTTCGCAATCTTTCTCCGGCTCTCGTTCTCGCTCGCATCACACAAGCACCGCGAACGTGTTAGCACGGGGCCATTCgaatattgatttttccatGCCTTTACTGTAGGGCCGTTTTCGGGGCGCGTCTGAAGATGGGGGAAGAGGCAATCAGGATGGTGACAGGTTCCAAGATGAATGTGTGCAACTTTTCAAGACGTTTCTTCCTTCCGGAGCACATGCCCTTGCCCGCTCCATCTCAGTCGTCATGACAGATGTAATGATTTTCCATGGCCTGCTCACTTTTTCGGTGAGCACCCTGCAGAAAGCAACCCGTAAACTTACCTTCAACGTATCGCTCGTCTGTTTGATAGCGGCCAGATCTGCCTCGCTGAACTTTACCGTACCCTTCGGTTTGTCCGGTGCGGCAGATTCTCCATCGCCGCTGGAGCTGGTGCCAACTTCCGCCATCGTTTGCCGACAGAGCCGTACTCGGGTTCCCAGTGTGCCGCTTTTCACTGTACGGATGGAGACTGTGTGTAGCACACAGCCACCGCCCGGTTTACTGGTTGacgtgagaaaaaaaaggtcccTACCAAACAggaccaccgccaccgtcaGCCAACAGACTCCGGAAGATGCTGAAGCGCCACCGAGAATCGGGAAGGTCGGGAACACTGACTACGACGTTGGGTAACGTTTTCGGGTCTATTTGCACTGAACCAAGCAATCGCagtaatcgatcgatcgatgatggTCACTATAGTATGTCCTGCCGGATACAGATGGTGTACTACTACTGTTCGCACAGACAGGAAGGGACGGTTGATTCACGCACTGTTTTCGTGCAAAATTACTTAGCTGGGCGAGGAGATGCTTAGCTACTAGACAGCAATCCTTGTCCAGCAGCTGTCGAGCAGTGCGTTCGTTCTTCTTCCGAGAATATCcgcgcacacatgcacacgcgGATCctacgattttttttcacacttttctactactctctttctctttccttttctctcggatgttctctttctctgtGTGAAGGTCGTCGCGACGACTGATGATGATCCGATTACCGCACACTGcacacaccatcaccacccatAAGCAACTCTACACCGTGCATCCGTGTGCTATGGTTCCTTCGCACGGCCAAGAACGGAATCGGtatccgtgtgcgtgtgtgtttgtgtgaggaCGTGTGTACGTGCTCTCTACTGCCTTGCAATCGTCGAATGCACTTCCGAACGCAGCATGCGCGCGAGGCAGAAGAGAAGGCGGAATGCAATGAAGTggacgaagaaaaagaagacaaacacaacacaacgcaCACTCCTACTTTCTGCTGCTACCCCCACCCGAAGGAAAAGATGCTGTCATTCTtcgtgttgatgatgatgatgatggtgatgatgctctGCTCTTGACACCTACGAGGTCATCCATGCACTGCCGACGACAAcaaagacaacaacaacggcagcagcagcgtgatgttgatgatgcttCAGCCAACTAATCAATGTATCTCGTGTAATTTCGCTATCACTTTTCACTCCTTTCTTCGCCCACAATCTCTTGGGCGGTTTCGGAATACCAAAAAAGTTGGCTAAACATCACGTCCATTGCAcaactccacacacacgcagcgtGATTCTTAGCGCATCgcgttgttgttcttcttGCTGTTGTTTGCTATCGATCACCACTTTTCACTTGCCCTTTGTTTAGCAGGTACGCTTTATCCcttacaaaaacacacactttacAATACGTTCTACGGACAGGGACAGATCTAATGTACGTTTTTCGCCGGGAATCATCGAAACACTCGCACCGAAAATCGGCGCCACTTGgcgtgaatgttttgtttccaCGGacgaacaaacgaacaagcgCTGTTCACTGGTGTTGAAAACCCGGGCTAGCAGGCGGTCATTTGCGATGACAGCCATGTGTGACAGCTAGGAAATTTCCCACAAAATAACCCCTTGGTGAGCATCTTCAGGGTTGTGCACGAGGATGgataatatatttaaaattattttggaACCATGTAAAAGTGGTGTTTAGTGtgaatttatattttaataattacTTTAAAGTAAGtatgaaatattgcacttcAACTGCTGTACATTTTTATCAACACATTTGAATCAGCTGCTATCATTCAAATGCAATGCCGTCATATGACATCTCGAAGGAGACACAATGTAAACAAATGCGTTGTGCTGCCGCAACTTCTTTCTAGTCCGAACTTAAAAAGGTGTTTGCCCTGTGTTGCTCTATATTATGAGTTCTAATGGAAATATTGAAGTGTAAGTCCGTATTGCTAATAAGTTTCTCAACAGCAATTTACGTTCGCCGGCATGCTCATCCACTACATTATCGTTCTGTTTCAGCTCTCTCAAGATTCCGTTTCCGACCAAACGGGAAGCCGAGATAGCGTACGATGTGCTGCGTGTCGATAGTGAACCGAAGCGAAGTTTCACCAACAAACGTATTAAACTAGAAGAAAACGTACTGCTGCTAGAACTGTCCGGCGAACAGGCGAAAAACGTGCGTGTTGGTGTGACATCGTTCTGCGAGCTACTTCTCCTTTGCTGCGAAACACTCGAACAATTTGGTCCCCCATTGTCGGACAAATACGCTCATTACTGATCCCAACGCACCGTTCAAGGCGTACGCGATGCCTGAGCATACGCCGACTCCGACGTCGGGTCGAGCAATTTACGGCTTTGCTCTGTTCCTTTTGTTTAAGACCCTATTCTTAATGTACGTCCTGTGGGCATTCGTTCCTACCGCGTGGTTCGAGATGCTTGGCCTGACGTATCTACCGGACAAATACTTTGCACTATTCGTACCGATCGTCGCGCTGGTCGCGGTAACACTGTTCGCCTTTTTAATCTATCCCTCGCTGGCCCTGTCCATGATGCCCGACGTGGACGACCGGGTAACGATCGCTGACGATAACACGATCGTGCGTTGCGAATATCGCTTCCCGGACGGTCAAAACTGCCATCAGCGGGTGGAAGATCCATTTGCGAGTGGATGGTATGCGAAGCGGCACTGTTCAAAACATAGTTCGCGCCATATCGAAACCCAGCGtacggtgcgtgtggccaaCTTTTGCGACTGTCCGTACGAGGGTCAGTGTTTGCTCCGAAAGGACCCAGAGTATTTGCCAACGTTGCGGAGCAAAGATCCGATTCCGGCGGTTAGGGATTTAAGCCTGTCGCAGGTCAGCCGTGTCCTGTACCGACGATGTAGATAGAGAATTgcattttcaaatttaacaaTAAAGCGAGAGAATTGAAACcgtcaattttttttcgttttaaacTCTATATAATCGGTTTATTATCTCAAAAGCATAGAAAATCCTTTAGCGAGTGagcaagagaaaagaaaagaatagGGCATTAACGGCACTAGTCCACCCGGTCTCAATCATCATCCATTTTTGCCTTCTTGTTTCGATTGCGATTTTTAACGTTATGTGTCTCGTAGAAGTTGCTGCCAATCTTTTTCCGCTTGCCGGCACGCTCGATCGCACGCTTCTGTCTGGAGGTAAGCTTAACGGCCCTCTTGCCGGTGCTCGTTCCCGGTTCGTCCGCCTTTTCGGCTGCCGCTGTGTCCTCTTCCggtttctgcttcttcttggtAAGTGGTGCCTTATCCTTGGCGCTACGATGCACCACCCTACCCTGCTCTTCGTCATACTCGTCCTCGGAGTAGAAATCGCTGATACCGGACGAATCTTCGTCCTCATCACCGGCCGCCTTCTTACGGTTGTCTCGCTTCGCCTTAACTTCCGCCTTCTTCTCTTCCTTCAGTTTCTCCAGCAGCTCCAGATCGATCTTATCGATTTCACGAATGTCCTCGCTTTCGAACTCCAGATTGACTTTAATCTTGCGGAAGTCCTGTATCTGGAACAGCTCGCGTCCCTTCTTGACTGTGTCGGGGATGGTTGGTGTGGCCGTTACACCCGAATACGTGCTCTTCTGGTCCTCGTCACCACCTTGTACCGTTTGGTTCAAATCTTCCTGGTCCCCGTCTGCCGCCTCCTGTCCaagctgcttctgctgctgctgctcgtggaACGATTTCGGAATTTCAAAGCCCTCCGGTGCTACGTAGAACGGCAAGCGACCACGCTGCCAATCGTTCAGAATCATCTTGGCGACAGTTGGCACGTCCGGTTCACCCTTCTTCAGCAGCTTACCCATTTTGCGGGCAATCTGTTCGAGAAAATCGATATGATCCGTCCACTCCTTCACACCGTACGTCTTCACGATGTACTCCCGGCGGATACGCTTCAACACCTCCTCGATGTAGTCTTCCGGGTTGTTGACCAGCTCGACACGTACCACTGCCTTCAGCACCTTCTCAGTGTCCGTTTCTGCCGTCGGGTACACCACACCGGGACAATCGATCAGGAAGATTCGTTTCATCAGCGTAATGTACTGCCAAACCTTCGTTTCACCGGCAATCGGGGCGACCTTACACACCTTCTTGCTGCGCAGCGCATTGATAACGGACGATTTGCCCACGTTCGGGTACCCGATGAAGCCCACACTGATCTGTTTCTTGTCCACGTGCAGTTTACCGATCTGTCGCAACAGATTGATCAACGCACCCTTACCGAACGGATGCGTCAGCGAGGCGTGAAAAGCGATCG from Anopheles stephensi strain Indian chromosome 2, UCI_ANSTEP_V1.0, whole genome shotgun sequence includes the following:
- the LOC118506321 gene encoding EKC/KEOPS complex subunit LAGE3, whose translation is MSSNGNIEVSLKIPFPTKREAEIAYDVLRVDSEPKRSFTNKRIKLEENVLLLELSGEQAKNVRVGVTSFCELLLLCCETLEQFGPPLSDKYAHY
- the LOC118506320 gene encoding uncharacterized protein LOC118506320 — translated: MPEHTPTPTSGRAIYGFALFLLFKTLFLMYVLWAFVPTAWFEMLGLTYLPDKYFALFVPIVALVAVTLFAFLIYPSLALSMMPDVDDRVTIADDNTIVRCEYRFPDGQNCHQRVEDPFASGWYAKRHCSKHSSRHIETQRTVRVANFCDCPYEGQCLLRKDPEYLPTLRSKDPIPAVRDLSLSQVSRVLYRRCR
- the LOC118506319 gene encoding nucleolar GTP-binding protein 2 is translated as MPKVSSRPGPPRKMSMNKSTHSMNPDRPTEGLKGVAKPRTKATIKRLQMYRNFKAKRDRRGKILTPAPFQGWVSSGTVARVEPSPKWFANSRVISQKSLQKFQEEMGKAVKDPYKVIMKPTNLPITLLNESARYQRVHLLDTESYETVFGKKKLRKRPTLKVRDLEDLTKTAEESAEKYDETKDHDIERDDGGVKDAVREYIFAAGQSKRIWNELHKVVDSADVLLQVLDARDPMGTRSKYIENFLRKEKPHKHLFFILNKVDLVPIWVTQRWVAILSKEYPTIAFHASLTHPFGKGALINLLRQIGKLHVDKKQISVGFIGYPNVGKSSVINALRSKKVCKVAPIAGETKVWQYITLMKRIFLIDCPGVVYPTAETDTEKVLKAVVRVELVNNPEDYIEEVLKRIRREYIVKTYGVKEWTDHIDFLEQIARKMGKLLKKGEPDVPTVAKMILNDWQRGRLPFYVAPEGFEIPKSFHEQQQQKQLGQEAADGDQEDLNQTVQGGDEDQKSTYSGVTATPTIPDTVKKGRELFQIQDFRKIKVNLEFESEDIREIDKIDLELLEKLKEEKKAEVKAKRDNRKKAAGDEDEDSSGISDFYSEDEYDEEQGRVVHRSAKDKAPLTKKKQKPEEDTAAAEKADEPGTSTGKRAVKLTSRQKRAIERAGKRKKIGSNFYETHNVKNRNRNKKAKMDDD